From a region of the Basfia succiniciproducens genome:
- the gorA gene encoding glutathione-disulfide reductase, with amino-acid sequence MTKHYDYISIGGGSGGIASINRAAGYGKKCAIIEAKHLGGTCVNVGCVPKKVMFYGAHIADAINHYAEDYGFDVSVNKFDFAKLVESRQAYIGRIHTSYGNGLSKNKVDVFNGFARFVDAKTVEVSYEDGSSEQITADHILIATGGRPSIPNVKGAEFGISSDGVFALNELPKRVAVVGAGYIAVELAGVFNSFGVETHLFVRQHAPLRNQDPLIVDTLVEVLVQDGIQLHQKAIPQEVVKNADGSLTLKLEDGRETVVDSLVWAIGREPATDVINLQAAGVETNDRGFIKVDKYQNTNIPGIYAVGDIIEGGIELTPVAVAAGRRLSERLFNNKPDEHLDYNLVPTVVFSHPPIGTVGLTEPKAIEKYGAENVKVYTSSFTAMYTAVTQHRQPCRMKLVCAGADEKIVGLHGIGFGVDEMIQGFAVAIKMGATKADFDNTVAIHPTGSEEFVTMR; translated from the coding sequence ATGACTAAACATTATGATTATATTTCTATCGGCGGCGGTAGCGGCGGTATTGCGTCAATCAACCGTGCAGCCGGTTACGGCAAAAAATGTGCGATTATCGAAGCCAAACATTTGGGCGGCACCTGTGTGAATGTCGGCTGCGTACCTAAAAAAGTAATGTTCTACGGGGCTCATATCGCGGATGCAATTAATCATTATGCGGAAGACTACGGTTTTGACGTCTCGGTGAATAAATTTGATTTTGCGAAGTTAGTTGAAAGCCGCCAGGCTTATATCGGCCGTATTCATACCTCATACGGTAACGGATTAAGTAAAAACAAAGTGGATGTTTTTAATGGTTTCGCCCGTTTTGTTGATGCAAAAACCGTCGAAGTCAGCTATGAAGACGGCAGCTCAGAGCAAATTACGGCGGATCATATACTTATCGCTACCGGCGGTCGCCCAAGTATTCCTAATGTAAAAGGTGCGGAATTCGGTATCAGCTCAGACGGCGTATTCGCCTTAAACGAATTACCGAAACGAGTTGCTGTTGTCGGTGCAGGTTATATTGCGGTAGAACTTGCCGGCGTATTTAACAGTTTCGGCGTTGAAACCCATTTATTTGTGCGCCAACATGCGCCGTTGCGTAATCAGGATCCTTTAATCGTCGATACGTTGGTTGAAGTGCTTGTTCAAGACGGCATTCAATTACATCAAAAAGCAATTCCGCAAGAAGTGGTGAAAAATGCCGACGGCTCCCTGACCTTAAAACTGGAAGACGGTCGTGAAACCGTAGTCGATAGCCTTGTATGGGCGATTGGTCGCGAGCCGGCAACGGATGTCATTAATCTGCAAGCGGCGGGAGTGGAAACCAATGACCGCGGTTTTATCAAAGTGGACAAATACCAAAATACCAATATTCCGGGCATTTATGCGGTCGGCGATATTATTGAAGGCGGCATTGAATTAACGCCTGTCGCCGTTGCGGCCGGCCGTCGGCTATCCGAACGTTTATTCAACAATAAACCGGATGAGCATTTAGATTATAATCTGGTGCCGACCGTTGTATTCAGTCATCCGCCAATCGGTACTGTCGGTTTAACCGAACCTAAAGCCATTGAAAAATACGGTGCCGAAAATGTGAAAGTATATACCTCGTCATTTACCGCAATGTACACCGCTGTTACCCAACATCGCCAACCTTGTCGAATGAAACTGGTTTGTGCGGGCGCTGATGAAAAAATCGTCGGTTTACACGGTATCGGCTTCGGCGTAGATGAAATGATTCAAGGTTTTGCCGTCGCCATTAAAATGGGTGCCACCAAAGCAGACTTTGATAACACAGTTGCAATCCATCCGACAGGTTCGGAAGAATTTGTCACCATGCGTTAA
- the murQ gene encoding N-acetylmuramic acid 6-phosphate etherase: MTEQNLLSSLARMISEQRNPNSMNLDSLSPLELVTLINNEDKQVPLAIEKVLPQIAQAVEKIVRTFQQGGRLVYIGAGTSGRLGVLDASECPPTYGVKPEMVVGLIAGGERALRHPIEGAEDNAEQGKADLQQIDFSKKDILVGIAASGRTPYVIGALNYAKSLEAITISIASNPDSAMASIADIAIDTLVGAEVLTGSSRMKSGTAQKLVLNMLTTASMVLMGKCYQNLMVDVQASNEKLRARAIRIVMQATDCEKEVAERFLKAADNNAKLAVMMILTNLDKQPALALLQRHQGKLSLALSQ; encoded by the coding sequence ATGACCGAACAAAATCTTTTATCCTCGCTTGCACGCATGATTAGCGAGCAACGCAATCCGAATTCAATGAACCTGGACAGTCTTTCCCCGTTAGAACTAGTAACCTTAATCAACAATGAAGACAAACAGGTGCCTTTAGCCATTGAAAAAGTATTACCGCAAATTGCGCAGGCGGTAGAAAAAATCGTACGGACTTTTCAGCAAGGCGGCCGTTTGGTTTATATCGGTGCGGGAACCAGCGGGCGGTTAGGCGTATTAGACGCTTCGGAATGTCCGCCGACTTACGGCGTCAAACCTGAAATGGTGGTCGGGTTGATTGCCGGCGGCGAGCGTGCCTTACGACACCCTATAGAAGGGGCGGAAGATAATGCAGAGCAAGGCAAAGCGGATTTACAACAAATTGATTTTTCGAAAAAAGATATTTTAGTCGGCATTGCGGCAAGCGGCAGAACGCCCTATGTCATAGGCGCATTGAACTATGCCAAATCCCTGGAGGCGATTACAATATCTATTGCCAGCAATCCGGATTCGGCAATGGCAAGCATAGCGGATATTGCCATTGATACCCTCGTCGGCGCAGAAGTGCTTACCGGGTCAAGCCGCATGAAATCCGGCACGGCACAAAAACTGGTGCTCAATATGCTCACTACGGCCAGCATGGTATTGATGGGAAAATGCTATCAAAACCTGATGGTTGATGTGCAGGCAAGCAATGAAAAATTGCGGGCAAGAGCCATTCGTATTGTGATGCAGGCGACGGATTGCGAAAAAGAAGTGGCGGAACGTTTCTTAAAAGCAGCGGATAATAATGCAAAATTGGCCGTTATGATGATATTAACAAATCTGGACAAACA